In the genome of Vibrio sp. NTOU-M3, one region contains:
- a CDS encoding putative bifunctional diguanylate cyclase/phosphodiesterase: MRKKTGGDNVLSSVRSLLYLGFLIAVLLITYTLITEHVLVRWIYILFPISMLVALFTKQHKLKAFSACFSMVVILVGGYIEPLELDAIEESFIFLPLCYIIIFPGSFWPIMSCFLLVASYWYELPSEDFGEFIEDAIEIVAITVFATTMSFFQQKSYRQAKLYRKSAFTDHLTQIPNRKAFYSDLEEIDTDGDNDYSVIQIGLNEFKNVNDSLGYSNGDSLLILFTRKLQSLLDGRGKLYRLAGDEFIILLESSHDIRVKTDRILASIREQYDGMFDVENTSHTLTFSSGIAVLSDASGNKGLWGKNADIALYKAKTFGSNTVQWYDDELLNETIRQHQIEIELKDAINSNQFVLAYQPKVCVIQNKILGAEALIRWTHPFLGVISPMEFIAIAEKTAQIIPIGRWVIKTACQQAHQWHKEGHDVCISVNVSTVQFLHDDIYQYVKTVISEIQLPPHLLQIEITESTLMQRKTLVAETCQKLRELGVTIAIDDFGVAYSSLNYLKRLPIDVLKIDKSFIDDCVIKKTDRMLVRTIIQMGRNLEKQVVAEGVETHEQLEILRLEGCNEFQGYLFSKPVSAKEFAGFLSKLKQ; the protein is encoded by the coding sequence ATGAGGAAAAAGACAGGTGGAGATAACGTTCTATCAAGTGTACGCTCTTTGCTTTATTTAGGCTTTCTAATTGCAGTCTTACTGATTACTTACACTCTAATTACAGAACACGTACTTGTTCGCTGGATCTACATTTTATTCCCCATCAGTATGCTTGTGGCTCTTTTTACTAAACAGCATAAGTTGAAAGCTTTTTCAGCATGCTTTTCAATGGTTGTTATCTTAGTTGGCGGCTACATTGAGCCGTTAGAGCTGGATGCAATAGAAGAGAGTTTTATTTTTCTTCCTCTGTGCTACATCATCATCTTTCCCGGATCGTTTTGGCCAATTATGTCTTGCTTTTTACTCGTGGCTAGCTATTGGTATGAACTACCTAGTGAAGATTTTGGTGAGTTTATTGAAGACGCTATTGAGATTGTTGCAATCACGGTGTTCGCAACCACAATGAGTTTTTTTCAACAAAAATCCTATCGCCAAGCAAAACTTTATAGAAAATCAGCGTTTACTGATCACCTAACCCAAATCCCCAATCGAAAGGCCTTTTATTCTGATTTAGAAGAGATAGATACTGACGGCGATAATGATTATTCGGTGATCCAAATTGGCTTAAATGAGTTCAAGAATGTGAATGATAGCTTAGGGTACAGCAACGGAGATTCATTACTTATATTGTTCACAAGAAAATTGCAGAGCCTGCTTGATGGACGAGGAAAACTATACCGACTTGCGGGAGATGAATTTATCATTCTTCTAGAATCTTCTCATGACATCAGGGTTAAAACTGATCGTATCTTAGCATCTATACGAGAGCAGTATGATGGCATGTTTGATGTTGAAAATACCTCTCATACCTTAACATTTAGTAGTGGCATTGCGGTGTTGAGTGATGCTTCAGGAAACAAAGGGCTATGGGGAAAAAATGCTGATATTGCCCTATACAAGGCAAAAACGTTTGGCTCAAATACGGTGCAATGGTATGACGATGAACTGCTCAACGAAACTATACGTCAGCATCAGATAGAAATAGAGTTGAAAGACGCGATCAATAGCAATCAGTTTGTATTAGCGTACCAGCCCAAGGTTTGTGTAATTCAGAACAAGATCTTAGGTGCGGAAGCTTTGATTCGCTGGACTCATCCATTTTTGGGAGTGATCAGTCCGATGGAGTTTATTGCGATTGCAGAAAAAACAGCGCAGATTATTCCGATTGGTCGTTGGGTGATTAAGACGGCGTGTCAGCAGGCTCATCAGTGGCATAAAGAAGGTCACGATGTATGTATTTCTGTAAATGTTTCAACTGTTCAGTTTCTTCATGATGATATATACCAATATGTCAAAACGGTTATTTCTGAGATCCAATTACCTCCTCACTTGTTGCAGATTGAGATTACAGAATCCACTTTAATGCAGAGGAAGACACTAGTCGCTGAGACATGTCAGAAGTTGCGAGAACTGGGTGTTACTATAGCCATTGATGATTTTGGTGTTGCCTATTCATCACTAAACTATTTAAAGCGATTACCCATTGATGTACTAAAAATTGATAAGTCTTTTATTGATGATTGCGTTATAAAGAAAACCGATCGAATGTTAGTGAGAACGATCATTCAAATGGGGCGGAATTTAGAGAAACAAGTTGTCGCTGAAGGGGTGGAAACGCACGAGCAGCTGGAAATTCTAAGGTTAGAAGGATGTAATGAATTCCAAGGATATCTGTTTTCCAAACCAGTTTCTGCCAAGGAGTTTGCTGGTTTTTTAAGTAAGCTCAAGCAGTAA
- a CDS encoding YgjV family protein, with the protein MISLDLAQLVGLLSFILGVCTFYQKTDRTLKIMMLTLNINHMVHYILLGAPVAALSSFLSGLRTFTSIKTNSLYIAGLFIVFGVTMGLYMATRWTDMLAIIGTSIGTYALFRLDGIKMRIAFLIGACFWLANNLVLGSIGGVLLEVTMIAVNLSTIYRLSKSKMNEVSDA; encoded by the coding sequence ATGATTTCACTAGATCTTGCACAGTTGGTTGGCCTGCTAAGCTTCATTTTGGGCGTTTGTACGTTTTATCAAAAAACGGATCGTACATTAAAGATTATGATGCTAACACTCAACATCAACCATATGGTGCATTATATACTGCTAGGTGCTCCGGTTGCAGCATTGAGCTCTTTTCTGTCTGGTCTAAGAACATTCACTTCTATAAAAACTAACTCACTGTATATCGCGGGATTATTCATAGTATTTGGCGTAACGATGGGGCTCTATATGGCAACAAGATGGACAGATATGTTAGCGATTATAGGAACAAGCATCGGTACTTACGCCCTGTTTCGGCTTGATGGAATAAAAATGCGCATTGCATTTCTTATTGGCGCTTGCTTTTGGTTAGCAAACAACCTCGTTTTAGGTTCTATCGGAGGCGTGCTGCTTGAAGTAACGATGATCGCTGTTAACCTCAGCACCATCTATAGACTGAGTAAAAGTAAAATGAATGAAGTCTCTGATGCTTAA
- a CDS encoding ribosome recycling factor family protein, producing the protein MKVVKVLASESGCELKRIRRSRNWQVTGNIELIQEWVSKVKAEHLDTCQFLITKVDDALRQAKANDEPIEEQLIALIQTTPNMTLFELMDQTSCTLAQARKARFIAEC; encoded by the coding sequence GTGAAAGTAGTAAAGGTATTGGCCTCAGAAAGTGGTTGTGAGCTGAAACGCATCCGCCGCTCAAGAAACTGGCAAGTGACAGGAAACATTGAATTGATTCAGGAATGGGTTAGTAAGGTGAAAGCTGAGCACCTTGATACATGCCAATTTTTAATCACTAAGGTGGATGATGCTTTACGTCAAGCAAAAGCGAATGATGAACCCATAGAAGAACAGTTGATTGCCCTGATACAAACAACACCGAATATGACGCTCTTCGAATTAATGGATCAGACAAGTTGCACGCTTGCCCAAGCGAGAAAAGCTCGATTTATTGCAGAATGTTAG